Proteins encoded within one genomic window of Bombus vancouverensis nearcticus chromosome 4, iyBomVanc1_principal, whole genome shotgun sequence:
- the LOC117156912 gene encoding 3-hydroxyacyl-CoA dehydrogenase type-2 → MVGLMAKNKPDSNQQRGVIINLSSMMAYEPPPGLVAYGATKSAVSGMTIPLARGLASQGIRVITICPGYIDSPMTALHKEEERKRWIAMKLTPKRYGTCEEVAHLIQACIENPLINGENIRIDMGYRYNQEGDSQGHSKR, encoded by the exons ATGGTCGGCTTGATGGCAAAGAACAAACCAGATTCAAATCAACAAAGAGGAGTCATTATAAATCTTTCGAGCATGATGGCTTATGAACCACCACCTGGTTTAGTTGCTTATGGCGCCACGAAATCCGCTGTTTCTGGCATGACGATCCCTTTAGCTAGAGGACTCGCGTCGCAAGGAATACGTGTTATCACAATTTGTCCTGGTTACATAGACAGCCCCATGACAG CTCTACATAAAGAAGAGGAAAGGAAGCGGTGGATCGCAATGAAACTCACACCAAAGCGCTACGGAACCTGCGAGGAGGTCGCTCATTTGATTCAAGCATGCATCGAAAATCCATTGATTAATGGCGAGAATATACGTATAGATATGGGCTACAGGTACAATCAAGAAGGAGATTCACAAGGACATTCAAAACGTTGA